From Salvelinus namaycush isolate Seneca chromosome 2, SaNama_1.0, whole genome shotgun sequence, one genomic window encodes:
- the pvalb7 gene encoding parvalbumin-7: MAALKDFLKADDIQKALDAVKAEGSFDHKKFFALVGLKAMTPDNVKKVFQAIDADQSGFIEEEELKFVLKSFAEDGRDLTDAETKAFLNAADKDGDGKIGIDEFEVLVHEV, from the exons ATGGCCGCTTTGAAAGATTTTTTGAAAGCTGACGATATTCAGAAGGCCCTTGATGCAGTCAAAG CGGAGGGTTCCTTCGACCATAAGAAGTTCTTTGCTTTGGTGGGCCTGAAGGCCATGACTCCTGACAATGTCAAGAAGGTGTTCCAGGCTATTGATGCTGACCAGAGTGGATTCATTGAGGAGGAGGAGCTCAA GTTTGTGCTGAAGAGTTTCGCTGAGGACGGCAGAGACCTGACCGACGCCGAGACCAAAGCCTTCCTTAATGCCGCCGACAAGGACGGAGACGGAAAGATCGGCATCGACG AGTTTGAAGTCTTGGTCCATGAGGTGTAA